One region of Microbacterium sufflavum genomic DNA includes:
- a CDS encoding ribbon-helix-helix domain-containing protein produces MSTAKISLSLPDGDLAFLDAQTLEGRYPSRSAAIQDAVRLLRESRLADAYAEAYGEGYDEEWDSAADDGLASA; encoded by the coding sequence GTGAGCACCGCGAAGATCAGCCTGAGTCTGCCGGACGGCGACCTCGCCTTCCTCGACGCGCAGACGCTCGAAGGGCGCTACCCGTCCCGGTCGGCGGCGATCCAGGACGCGGTTCGGCTCCTCCGCGAGAGCCGGCTCGCCGACGCCTATGCCGAGGCCTACGGCGAGGGGTACGACGAGGAGTGGGACTCCGCCGCCGACGATGGCCTGGCTTCGGCGTGA
- a CDS encoding M15 family metallopeptidase, with protein MTVPPLAQHAAPRSPISGPALPVGLAVAALGVLFSIASTPVLPSSAADAMPRPVAVAQVPAVRTAAIPAADPCAEPGVQQAIANGDDAATIAGFGGGAAFREAVVAGNAPCISLTDPARVWVVVNKGLPLTPADYEPALLDAVPLQMTTPSGLVRPDVAAAVGAMADAAQTAGVGRLGANNGYRSYGLQVSTYDSHVRAQGQAEADAGSARPGHSEHQTGLALDVVACDAGCGGLDGFGGTGQSDWVAAHAWEFGFIVRYEEVGTPVTGYAPEPWHLRYVGVDLAAAYHEGGYHTLEEFFGLPAAPDYAH; from the coding sequence ATGACCGTTCCGCCGCTTGCCCAGCATGCGGCTCCGCGCTCCCCGATCTCCGGTCCCGCGCTGCCCGTGGGGCTGGCCGTCGCCGCGCTCGGCGTGCTGTTCTCGATCGCCTCGACGCCCGTGCTCCCCTCGTCGGCGGCCGACGCGATGCCGCGGCCCGTCGCGGTCGCGCAGGTGCCGGCGGTGCGGACGGCGGCGATCCCCGCGGCCGACCCGTGCGCCGAGCCCGGGGTGCAGCAGGCCATCGCGAACGGTGACGACGCGGCGACGATCGCCGGGTTCGGTGGCGGTGCGGCGTTCCGCGAGGCGGTGGTCGCCGGCAACGCGCCGTGCATCTCGCTGACCGACCCCGCCCGCGTCTGGGTCGTCGTGAACAAGGGTCTTCCGCTGACCCCGGCCGACTACGAGCCGGCGCTCCTCGACGCCGTGCCCCTGCAGATGACCACGCCCTCCGGCCTCGTGCGCCCCGACGTGGCCGCCGCCGTTGGCGCGATGGCCGATGCCGCTCAGACGGCAGGCGTCGGGCGGCTGGGCGCGAACAACGGCTACCGCTCGTACGGGCTCCAGGTCTCGACCTACGACTCGCACGTCCGTGCCCAGGGGCAGGCCGAGGCCGACGCCGGCTCGGCGCGCCCCGGGCACAGCGAGCACCAGACCGGCCTGGCGCTGGATGTGGTGGCGTGCGATGCGGGCTGCGGCGGCCTCGACGGGTTCGGCGGCACGGGCCAGAGCGACTGGGTCGCCGCGCACGCCTGGGAGTTCGGCTTCATCGTGCGCTACGAAGAGGTTGGCACGCCCGTGACCGGCTACGCACCCGAGCCGTGGCACCTGCGGTACGTCGGCGTCGACCTCGCGGCGGCGTACCACGAGGGCGGGTATCACACGCTCGAGGAGTTCTTCGGGCTTCCCGCGGCGCCCGACTACGCGCACTGA
- a CDS encoding DEAD/DEAH box helicase, producing the protein MPKNKKPKGGRAAANFEPRYGAKKTSFHERHRGAPARDGARDERGTRADASDRRSTAGYDRRPGSRSPNHRGYRPEETESGAPKRRWTSQERAGRDEARGIRNRAESGRREAPHRRDDRGGQRPTGPGTYRDDRGAGRFDDRRDDRGGQQRQGFRDNDHRDGGRPRFDDRRGDRPRYDRDDRARSTDRGDRPRYDRDDRARSTDRRDDRGAGRFDDRRGDRPRYADRGADRARFDRDERPRRDDRDDRGRSNDRGPSRPERSYDADRARRAFDRDRTQRAFDGERERPRASTGGAYRTERPRREERPSRSDWNAKPKDAFTPGADVVHERLEAQAVQAVEVENVTFADLGLGSNITETLKNLGAETPFPIQAASIPAVLEGRDVLARGRTGSGKTIAFGAPLVERVLQSQAGKRREFGRAPRAIILAPTRELALQIDRTIQPIARSVGLFTTQIYGGVPQGRQVGALKKGVDIVIGTPGRVEDLMNQGKLDLSDCRIAVLDEADHMCELGFVEPVQRILRRTAEGSQKLLFSATLDREVAALVDEFLVDPAVYEVAGEDQESSTIEHRVLVIEHRDKADILTSLVDREGKTLVFARTRAYAEMLAEQFDDAGIPAVSLHGDLNQAKRTRNLEKLTSGRVNVLVATDVAARGIHVDDIDLVVQADAPDEYKTYLHRSGRTGRAGRSGRVVTLITRQRQRRMNELLERAEIEAPFENARLDDDVIEEIAGRQPSTADLTA; encoded by the coding sequence ATGCCCAAGAACAAGAAGCCCAAGGGCGGCCGCGCCGCCGCCAACTTCGAGCCGCGCTACGGCGCCAAGAAGACCTCCTTCCACGAGCGGCACCGCGGTGCGCCCGCGCGTGACGGTGCGCGCGACGAGCGCGGTACCAGGGCCGACGCGAGCGACCGCCGCTCGACCGCCGGCTACGACCGTCGTCCCGGCAGCCGCAGCCCCAACCACCGCGGCTACCGCCCGGAGGAGACCGAGTCGGGCGCGCCCAAGCGCCGCTGGACCTCGCAGGAGCGCGCGGGCCGCGACGAGGCCCGCGGAATCCGCAACCGCGCCGAGTCCGGTCGCCGCGAGGCGCCGCATCGCCGTGACGACCGCGGCGGCCAGCGCCCCACCGGTCCCGGCACCTACCGCGACGACCGCGGTGCGGGCCGCTTCGACGACCGCCGTGACGACCGCGGCGGCCAGCAGCGTCAGGGCTTCCGCGACAACGACCACCGTGACGGCGGGCGCCCGCGGTTCGACGACCGCCGCGGCGACCGTCCTCGGTACGACCGCGACGACCGGGCCCGCTCGACCGACCGCGGCGACCGTCCCCGGTACGACCGCGACGACCGGGCCCGCTCGACCGACCGCCGTGACGACCGCGGCGCCGGGCGGTTCGACGACCGTCGCGGCGACCGTCCGCGCTACGCCGACCGGGGTGCGGACCGCGCGCGGTTCGACCGCGACGAGCGTCCGCGCCGCGACGACCGCGACGACCGGGGCCGCTCGAACGACCGCGGTCCCTCGCGCCCCGAGCGCTCGTACGACGCCGACCGCGCCCGCCGGGCCTTCGACCGCGACCGCACGCAGCGCGCGTTCGACGGGGAGCGGGAGCGTCCCCGCGCCTCGACCGGTGGCGCCTACCGCACCGAGCGTCCGCGCCGGGAGGAGCGCCCCAGCCGCAGCGACTGGAACGCCAAGCCCAAGGACGCCTTCACCCCGGGCGCCGACGTGGTGCACGAGCGCCTCGAAGCGCAGGCCGTGCAGGCCGTCGAGGTCGAGAACGTGACCTTCGCCGACCTCGGGCTCGGCTCGAACATCACCGAGACGCTGAAGAACCTCGGCGCCGAGACGCCCTTCCCGATCCAGGCGGCCAGCATCCCGGCCGTGCTGGAGGGGCGCGACGTGCTCGCCCGCGGTCGCACCGGCTCCGGCAAGACCATCGCGTTCGGCGCGCCGCTCGTGGAGCGCGTGCTCCAGTCGCAGGCGGGCAAGCGCCGCGAGTTCGGTCGTGCCCCGCGCGCGATCATCCTCGCCCCTACGCGCGAGCTCGCGCTGCAGATCGACCGCACGATCCAGCCGATCGCCCGCAGCGTCGGACTGTTCACCACGCAGATCTACGGCGGCGTGCCGCAGGGCCGCCAGGTGGGTGCGCTCAAGAAGGGCGTCGACATCGTGATCGGCACGCCCGGACGCGTCGAGGATCTGATGAACCAGGGCAAGCTCGACCTGTCCGACTGCCGCATCGCGGTGCTGGACGAGGCCGACCACATGTGCGAGCTCGGGTTCGTCGAGCCCGTGCAGCGCATCCTCCGCCGCACCGCCGAGGGCAGCCAGAAGCTGCTGTTCTCCGCGACGCTCGACCGCGAGGTCGCCGCGCTCGTCGACGAGTTCCTCGTGGACCCGGCCGTGTACGAGGTCGCCGGGGAGGACCAGGAGTCGAGCACGATCGAGCACCGGGTGCTGGTGATCGAGCACCGCGACAAGGCCGACATCCTCACGTCGCTCGTCGACCGCGAGGGCAAGACGCTCGTGTTCGCCCGCACCCGCGCCTACGCCGAGATGCTGGCGGAGCAGTTCGACGACGCCGGCATCCCCGCGGTGTCGCTGCACGGCGACCTGAACCAGGCCAAGCGCACGCGCAACCTGGAGAAGCTCACCTCGGGTCGCGTGAACGTGCTCGTGGCGACCGACGTCGCGGCGCGCGGCATCCACGTCGACGACATCGACCTGGTCGTGCAGGCCGACGCCCCCGACGAGTACAAGACCTACCTGCACCGGTCGGGTCGCACGGGCCGCGCCGGTCGCTCGGGTCGCGTGGTGACGCTGATCACGCGTCAGCGCCAGCGTCGCATGAACGAGCTGCTGGAGCGTGCCGAGATCGAGGCGCCGTTCGAGAACGCCCGCCTGGACGACGACGTGATCGAGGAGATCGCCGGGCGTCAGCCGTCGACGGCCGACCTCACCGCCTGA
- a CDS encoding FGGY family carbohydrate kinase, translating to MGALSDVFLAIDAGTGSARALAFDIEGRLVTQAAREWTHVAVPGHPGGTVFDTDGGWTAIAGAVSEVVARLGERRVAAVAASSMREGFVLSDAEGRELWACPNTDGRARAEAEELVAEGVADEVYRTAGDWVSITAPARLRWIARHQPDVLAAARHFGMLSDWVTTRLTGAFVTEPTSGSSSALFDLRARDWSDELAGLVGIDRRILPPVVECGQVVGAVTAEASAATGLPAGTPVVAGGADTQLALHGIAAREGLPTIVAGTFWQTTAVTTEPLIDPERRLRTLCHVDPGTWMVEGIGFLSGLAMRWFRDAMCPDAAELGRASGTSAFAVMEQWAAEVPAGANGVVATMANVMQADAWHHAAPAFVGFDINDAARSSRGAFIRAIEESAAIVASAHLEILSSLTAGRAVAEGAVTFTGGSSAGALWPRVIAGVTGLDTRVTPAPEATSYGAARLAARGVGAELPPMGEPDRIERVDPAEHERYRAVTARWHRVYRDVMSISGSDLPPLFTPPGAARGPLDPPPARLSTAGHAG from the coding sequence ATGGGAGCGCTGAGCGACGTCTTCCTCGCGATCGACGCGGGCACCGGTTCCGCGCGTGCCCTCGCCTTCGACATCGAGGGTCGCCTGGTCACTCAGGCCGCCCGCGAGTGGACCCACGTCGCCGTGCCCGGTCACCCCGGCGGCACCGTGTTCGACACCGATGGCGGCTGGACGGCCATCGCGGGCGCCGTGTCCGAGGTGGTCGCGCGGCTGGGCGAGCGACGCGTGGCCGCGGTCGCCGCGTCGAGCATGCGCGAGGGCTTCGTGCTGTCCGACGCCGAGGGGCGCGAGCTGTGGGCGTGCCCCAACACCGACGGCCGGGCGCGCGCCGAGGCCGAGGAGCTGGTGGCCGAGGGCGTGGCCGACGAGGTGTACCGCACCGCGGGCGACTGGGTGTCGATCACGGCCCCCGCCCGGCTGCGGTGGATCGCCCGCCACCAGCCCGACGTGCTCGCCGCCGCCCGCCACTTCGGGATGCTCAGCGACTGGGTCACCACGCGGCTCACCGGGGCGTTCGTGACCGAGCCCACCAGCGGTTCCAGCTCGGCCCTGTTCGACCTGCGGGCGCGCGACTGGTCGGACGAGCTCGCCGGACTCGTCGGCATCGACCGTCGCATCCTGCCGCCCGTGGTCGAGTGCGGGCAGGTCGTCGGTGCCGTGACCGCGGAGGCCTCGGCCGCGACCGGGCTGCCCGCGGGGACGCCGGTGGTCGCGGGCGGCGCCGACACGCAGCTCGCGCTGCACGGCATCGCGGCGCGCGAGGGGCTGCCGACGATCGTCGCCGGCACCTTCTGGCAGACCACGGCCGTGACCACGGAGCCGCTGATCGACCCGGAGCGGCGCCTGCGCACCCTGTGCCACGTCGATCCGGGCACCTGGATGGTCGAGGGCATCGGCTTCCTCTCCGGCCTCGCGATGCGGTGGTTCCGCGACGCGATGTGCCCCGACGCCGCCGAGCTCGGTCGCGCGTCCGGCACCTCCGCATTCGCCGTGATGGAGCAGTGGGCGGCCGAGGTCCCCGCGGGGGCGAACGGCGTCGTCGCGACCATGGCGAACGTGATGCAGGCCGACGCCTGGCACCACGCGGCCCCCGCGTTCGTCGGCTTCGACATCAACGACGCGGCACGCTCCTCGCGCGGCGCGTTCATCCGGGCGATCGAGGAGTCCGCGGCGATCGTCGCCAGCGCGCACCTCGAGATCCTGTCGTCGCTCACCGCCGGGCGTGCGGTCGCCGAGGGCGCCGTCACGTTCACCGGGGGATCCAGCGCGGGCGCCCTGTGGCCGCGTGTCATCGCGGGCGTCACCGGGCTCGACACCCGCGTCACACCCGCACCCGAGGCCACCTCGTACGGTGCCGCCCGGCTGGCCGCCCGAGGTGTCGGCGCAGAACTCCCGCCGATGGGCGAGCCCGACCGCATCGAGCGCGTCGACCCCGCCGAGCACGAGCGGTACCGCGCCGTGACCGCCCGCTGGCACCGCGTCTACCGCGACGTGATGTCGATCTCGGGCTCTGACCTGCCCCCGCTGTTCACGCCGCCCGGCGCCGCCCGCGGCCCCCTCGACCCGCCCCCCGCCCGACTCTCGACCGCCGGTCACGCCGGCTGA
- a CDS encoding YaeQ family protein yields MAIGSTLHTFDVQLADTDRGVYNDYSLRVARHPSETDAYMLTRVLAYGLEFGEGIAFGGSVSDTEEPAVLVRDLTGRIVTWIEVGAPDAERLHHASRLAERTVVYTHRDPAKVMAPWADKRIHRAEDIRVHSFDPGFIDTATPHLERRNTLTLTVTERVLYLDLNGTSLATALHEHELG; encoded by the coding sequence ATGGCGATCGGTTCCACCCTCCACACGTTCGACGTGCAGCTCGCCGACACCGATCGCGGGGTCTACAACGACTACTCGCTGCGGGTGGCGCGGCACCCCTCCGAGACCGACGCCTACATGCTCACGCGGGTGCTGGCGTACGGGCTCGAGTTCGGCGAGGGCATCGCGTTCGGCGGCAGCGTGTCCGACACCGAGGAGCCCGCGGTGCTCGTGCGCGACCTCACCGGGCGGATCGTCACCTGGATCGAGGTCGGCGCGCCCGACGCGGAGCGCCTGCACCACGCCAGCCGTCTCGCCGAGCGCACCGTGGTGTACACGCACCGCGACCCCGCGAAGGTGATGGCGCCGTGGGCGGACAAACGCATCCACCGCGCCGAGGACATCCGCGTCCACAGCTTCGACCCCGGGTTCATCGACACCGCGACGCCGCACCTGGAGCGCCGCAACACCCTGACCCTCACCGTGACGGAGCGCGTGCTCTACCTCGACCTCAACGGCACGAGCCTGGCGACCGCGCTGCACGAGCACGAGCTCGGCTGA
- a CDS encoding NAD(P)-dependent oxidoreductase, with protein MTDHRILVIGDSYMTAEVFTRAFAQRGIPVHTATMTIAEPTWDASSIHEFEGDPAEVARLAQGYDVVAFHAAPFTADVLAALPGLRLLGCARGGPVNVDLTAASERGVRVTTTPGKNADAVADLTIGFLISIVRNVPASLRDVDERVAEGRPLAESTFEGARWFGREVKGLRLGLIGYGNVARLVAARARALGATIAAYDPYVDPATVTDATIVSDLDALLAGSDVVSVHARATADNRHLIGAEQIARMPQGSFLINTARESLVDEQALLDGLRSGHLAGVALDVNEPDGPWRDLVAQPNLILTPHLAGATHQTLARGADMLAAEIERFLAGGELRWER; from the coding sequence ATGACCGACCACCGCATCCTCGTCATCGGCGACAGCTACATGACCGCCGAGGTGTTCACCCGCGCGTTCGCGCAGCGGGGGATCCCCGTGCACACGGCCACCATGACGATCGCGGAGCCGACGTGGGACGCGTCGTCGATCCACGAGTTCGAGGGCGACCCGGCCGAGGTCGCGCGGCTCGCGCAGGGATACGACGTGGTCGCCTTCCATGCCGCGCCGTTCACAGCCGACGTGCTCGCCGCGCTCCCCGGGCTGCGGCTGCTCGGCTGCGCGCGCGGCGGACCCGTCAACGTCGACCTCACCGCGGCCAGCGAGCGCGGCGTGCGCGTGACCACCACGCCGGGCAAGAACGCCGACGCCGTGGCCGACCTCACGATCGGGTTCCTCATCTCGATCGTGCGGAACGTGCCCGCATCGCTGCGCGACGTCGACGAGCGCGTGGCCGAGGGGCGGCCGCTCGCGGAGTCGACGTTCGAGGGCGCCAGGTGGTTCGGGCGCGAGGTGAAGGGCCTGCGCCTCGGGCTGATCGGCTACGGCAACGTCGCCCGGCTCGTCGCCGCGCGGGCCAGGGCGCTCGGCGCCACCATCGCGGCGTACGACCCCTACGTCGATCCGGCGACGGTGACCGATGCGACCATCGTGTCCGACCTGGACGCGCTGCTCGCCGGCAGCGACGTCGTGAGCGTGCACGCCAGGGCGACCGCCGACAACCGCCACCTGATCGGCGCCGAGCAGATCGCCCGCATGCCGCAGGGGTCGTTCCTGATCAACACGGCCCGGGAGTCGCTCGTCGACGAACAGGCGCTGCTCGACGGGCTGCGCAGCGGACACCTCGCCGGGGTCGCGCTCGACGTGAACGAGCCCGACGGTCCGTGGCGCGACCTGGTCGCCCAGCCGAACCTCATCCTCACCCCGCACCTCGCCGGCGCCACTCACCAGACCCTCGCCCGCGGCGCCGACATGCTCGCCGCCGAGATCGAGCGGTTCCTCGCGGGAGGTGAGCTGCGATGGGAGCGCTGA
- a CDS encoding type II toxin-antitoxin system PemK/MazF family toxin, with amino-acid sequence MSDTAVALLRRGQIVLASFDPGIGSEARKTRPAVVVSNNTANAVAIRRPGATVTVVPLTTATEREWPFQVLLPAAATGLDRDSKAQAEQVRTIAVARIVRPVGWVPAELMGALDEALRLHLAL; translated from the coding sequence GTGAGTGACACCGCGGTCGCGCTGCTCCGCCGCGGACAGATCGTCCTCGCCTCGTTCGACCCGGGCATCGGTTCCGAGGCGCGCAAGACGCGGCCGGCGGTCGTGGTGAGCAACAACACCGCCAACGCGGTGGCGATCCGTCGCCCGGGCGCCACGGTCACCGTGGTGCCGCTCACCACGGCGACGGAGCGCGAGTGGCCCTTCCAGGTCCTGCTGCCCGCTGCCGCGACGGGCCTCGACCGAGACAGCAAGGCGCAGGCCGAGCAGGTGCGCACCATCGCCGTGGCCCGCATCGTGCGCCCCGTCGGCTGGGTGCCTGCGGAGCTGATGGGCGCGCTCGACGAGGCGCTGCGACTTCACCTCGCGCTCTGA
- a CDS encoding Rv2578c family radical SAM protein: MRWQGQKLGDVDEAALPGLEERRGVLRTVKTPAFEGMTFHEVLSKSALNHVPGASRMPFAWTINPYRGCSHACTYCFARGTHEYLDLDGGADFDSQIVVKVNVVEVLERELRRGSWNHETVALGTNTDPYQRAEGRYALMPGIIQALATSGTPISILTKGTLIRRDIPLLVKAAERVPVDVQMSIAMYDDALQKAIEPGAPTTQARLDTVRALADAGFPVTVFLMPILPHLTDSVEAIDTGLRRIKESGARTVIYGALHLRPGVKPWFFEWLERTRPDLVSSYRGLYPGASVEAPKPYRQWLARRVRPLIRLHGLDARHEDDYPRRGLRPGQGHTASSTPPAGTVAFRQTGPAATPPQPMLF, encoded by the coding sequence ATGCGGTGGCAGGGGCAGAAGCTGGGCGACGTCGACGAGGCGGCGCTGCCCGGGCTGGAGGAGCGCCGCGGCGTGCTGCGCACCGTGAAGACCCCGGCGTTCGAGGGCATGACCTTCCATGAGGTGCTGTCGAAGTCGGCTCTCAACCACGTGCCCGGCGCCTCGCGCATGCCGTTCGCCTGGACCATCAACCCCTACCGCGGCTGCTCTCATGCCTGCACTTACTGTTTCGCCCGCGGCACGCACGAGTACCTCGACCTCGACGGCGGCGCCGACTTCGACTCGCAGATCGTGGTCAAGGTCAACGTGGTCGAGGTGCTGGAGCGAGAGCTGCGGCGGGGCAGCTGGAACCACGAGACCGTGGCGCTCGGCACGAACACCGATCCGTACCAGCGCGCGGAGGGCCGCTACGCTCTCATGCCCGGCATCATCCAGGCGCTCGCGACCTCGGGCACGCCGATCTCGATCCTCACCAAGGGCACGCTGATCCGCCGCGACATCCCCCTGCTGGTGAAGGCGGCCGAGCGGGTGCCGGTCGACGTGCAGATGTCGATCGCGATGTACGACGACGCCCTGCAGAAGGCGATCGAGCCGGGAGCACCCACCACCCAGGCGCGGCTCGACACGGTGCGCGCCCTGGCCGATGCCGGGTTCCCCGTGACCGTGTTCCTCATGCCGATCCTGCCGCACCTCACCGACTCGGTGGAGGCGATCGACACCGGCCTCCGCCGCATCAAGGAGTCGGGGGCACGCACCGTCATCTACGGGGCGCTGCATCTGCGGCCGGGGGTCAAGCCGTGGTTCTTCGAGTGGCTCGAGCGCACGCGCCCCGACCTCGTGTCGTCGTACCGCGGGCTGTATCCCGGCGCATCGGTCGAAGCCCCCAAGCCGTACCGCCAGTGGCTGGCACGGCGGGTGCGACCGCTCATCCGCCTGCACGGCCTCGACGCCCGGCACGAAGACGATTACCCCCGCCGCGGGTTGCGGCCGGGGCAGGGGCACACCGCGTCGAGCACGCCACCGGCCGGCACGGTCGCCTTCCGACAGACCGGGCCCGCCGCGACACCCCCGCAGCCGATGCTGTTCTGA
- a CDS encoding GntR family transcriptional regulator produces MSPLTLPPLDRTSTAPIWFQIMRAVEAQIADGTWGPGDRLPSENELRAHFAASRTSVRDALSRLETAGIISRQQGKGAFVERAQGPSAWTLPSAPSLLGEYSEDGRSALSSEILRAGIEPLPSWAAAVVGRDSADGMGFVLERVRAVGARTAVHVINYLPTRFAGVLPDLRDPRASLYAAITRVTGVRIARMHRTIEAVSADRMLAGLLEVEPGHPIVVVEAVAYDQGGQPIDFSRASVRTDRLRVSVDTGFDAAGISNETASGRYPAALR; encoded by the coding sequence ATGTCCCCGCTCACCCTGCCGCCGCTCGACCGCACGTCGACGGCACCCATCTGGTTCCAGATCATGCGCGCCGTCGAGGCGCAGATCGCCGACGGCACCTGGGGTCCGGGCGACCGCCTGCCCAGCGAGAACGAGCTGCGCGCCCACTTCGCCGCCTCCCGCACCTCGGTCCGCGACGCGCTGTCGCGACTGGAGACCGCCGGGATCATCTCCCGCCAGCAGGGCAAGGGTGCCTTCGTCGAGCGCGCGCAGGGCCCCTCCGCCTGGACGCTGCCCTCGGCCCCCAGCCTGCTGGGCGAATACAGCGAAGACGGCCGCAGCGCCCTGAGCTCGGAGATCCTCCGCGCGGGCATCGAGCCGCTGCCGTCGTGGGCGGCCGCGGTCGTCGGACGCGACTCCGCCGACGGCATGGGCTTCGTGCTGGAGCGCGTGCGTGCCGTCGGCGCTCGCACGGCCGTGCACGTGATCAACTACCTCCCGACGCGGTTCGCCGGGGTGCTGCCCGACCTGCGGGACCCGCGCGCGAGCCTGTACGCCGCCATCACCCGGGTCACCGGGGTGCGCATCGCGCGCATGCACCGCACGATCGAGGCCGTGTCCGCCGACCGCATGCTGGCCGGGCTGCTCGAAGTGGAGCCGGGACACCCGATCGTCGTCGTCGAGGCCGTCGCGTACGACCAGGGCGGACAGCCCATCGACTTCTCCCGCGCATCCGTGCGCACCGACCGTCTGCGCGTGAGCGTCGACACCGGGTTCGACGCCGCCGGCATCTCGAACGAGACCGCGTCCGGCCGCTACCCCGCCGCCCTCCGCTGA
- a CDS encoding acyl-CoA dehydrogenase family protein — protein sequence MERDIYEEDHEAFRDLVKDFVKRHVTGEAIEKWDAAGEVDRDTMRAAGEAGIIGLSVPEEFGGAGMLQDYRFRAIVNEEVIAAGAGSLAGAFGIQDDLAVPYLVHMGTQEQKQKWLPRMATGEVVGALAMTEPGAGSDLRGIKTTAKKVDGGYLVNGAKTFISSGATADLVVTFVKTGEGNRPDAFSLVLIEDGMEGFEHGKKLSKMGFHGHDTAELSFSDVFVPEENLIGGVEGKGFIQLMMNLPLERLSIGVAGAAAAQAALDWTVAYTRDREAFGERIIDFQNSRFQIADMATTVDALWAYIDRALLAYKDGKLSAEEAAKVKFWATEREWEVLDAGVQLHGGYGYITEYPIARAFLDARVHRIYGGTNEIMREIVGRQIAGKR from the coding sequence ATGGAACGCGACATCTACGAAGAGGACCACGAGGCTTTCCGGGACCTCGTCAAGGATTTCGTCAAGCGCCACGTGACGGGCGAGGCGATCGAGAAGTGGGACGCCGCGGGAGAGGTCGACCGCGACACCATGCGCGCCGCGGGTGAGGCGGGCATCATCGGCCTGTCGGTCCCCGAGGAGTTCGGCGGCGCGGGCATGCTGCAGGACTACCGCTTCCGCGCGATCGTGAACGAAGAGGTCATCGCCGCCGGCGCCGGCTCGCTCGCGGGAGCCTTCGGCATCCAGGACGACCTGGCCGTGCCGTACCTCGTGCACATGGGCACGCAGGAGCAGAAGCAGAAGTGGCTGCCGCGCATGGCCACCGGCGAGGTCGTCGGTGCGCTCGCCATGACCGAGCCGGGCGCCGGCTCCGACCTGCGCGGCATCAAGACCACCGCCAAGAAGGTTGACGGCGGGTACCTCGTGAACGGCGCGAAGACGTTCATCTCGTCCGGCGCCACGGCCGACCTGGTCGTCACGTTCGTCAAGACCGGCGAGGGCAACCGCCCCGACGCCTTCAGTCTCGTGCTGATCGAAGACGGCATGGAGGGCTTCGAGCACGGCAAGAAGCTCAGCAAGATGGGCTTCCACGGGCACGACACCGCCGAGCTGTCGTTCAGCGACGTGTTCGTGCCGGAGGAGAACCTCATCGGCGGCGTCGAGGGCAAGGGCTTCATCCAGCTGATGATGAACCTGCCGCTCGAGCGCCTGTCGATCGGGGTCGCCGGTGCCGCGGCCGCGCAGGCCGCCCTCGACTGGACCGTGGCGTACACCCGCGACCGCGAGGCGTTCGGCGAGCGGATCATCGACTTCCAGAACAGCCGCTTCCAGATCGCCGACATGGCCACCACGGTCGACGCGCTGTGGGCCTACATCGACCGCGCGCTACTGGCCTACAAGGACGGCAAGCTGTCGGCCGAGGAGGCCGCGAAGGTCAAGTTCTGGGCGACCGAGCGCGAGTGGGAGGTGCTCGACGCCGGGGTGCAGCTGCACGGCGGCTACGGCTACATCACCGAGTACCCCATCGCGCGGGCGTTCCTCGACGCGCGCGTGCACCGCATCTACGGCGGGACGAACGAGATCATGCGCGAGATCGTCGGCCGTCAGATCGCCGGCAAGCGCTGA